The Miscanthus floridulus cultivar M001 chromosome 17, ASM1932011v1, whole genome shotgun sequence genome has a window encoding:
- the LOC136516647 gene encoding uncharacterized protein isoform X2, whose product MPPAVGPASPRQNPSGAELPAAAAAAAASMANLGLGLGLAPPGPEPSAGAPPSSRRAPRLAKRRHAPASSRSRAPQASAGTWNPFGGGGGGGTDGQTGGFVFGAASAVSQQPSEPAVAVASPTEAPFVFGSVRESLPRFDEGLSASSKLPDKMEKLNLWTSGEAGNGLGQGRDRKDGSSAFGVDISGLFSNNKETNVLQEKLTQLNLGHRDPLQSEKRDSANGEPQAFVFGGNGAGSFADCKNTPGPGAHSDDPSSVHGTDAKAMAGKSMQFDIGSQAPSRGGVIDRTNGAPEAFTFRSTTVSGHVDNINNVNSGANTSSSTVAKGLGDVDVLPEKITRLSIGSDMPLHEMKSGYQPKVFTFGSRGVAGAVFGKETGSTSDRSSEFFSANSNTSSSSSDFFSTANSNASNSANDTYCLPPEKTSDLNAGDRVMSRSLESDNSNCPPQTFLFERNETRSSVSHSASIAMDDGGNFVNDENTDTCSSARGTVECAGALPEKMTKLNIGCGVPYHSRKDETATEPPKVFVFGCNVSSFSSAQTASKSNDPTTPEFCFQSKAEATSGYGAVPQTKVQESYPFTNLNNSCSSSTFENAVPAFSFGTMNAETETAPDDHFSVKQDLPGYSGETLFGLDSIKSAYKDQKEARKGKMKNKRPTRLKQHAQLHQVVSKEACTNGEASDLAGDYSLMDCSPYPAEAEHVPTEGYVASDQPVHIDLPMFGDQGRGPKLDASESNFGSSFSSFEGDRSNASQHSFTNIGQDCDENSYRTLHDFGEAAAFQSSSSNFSGLNFRFGVSSSPQISAAAQRRNTRRKLRRKGSLASKPSTIGSFEQPKSSQDTKGMRFFGETSKNEDSVNKQSSRDSSTSVALETCETWRTSGNKAYANGHFATAEDYYTRGINSVTHYGVSGHCSRALMLCYSNRAATRMSLGMMQEALQDCLTATSIDPTFLKAKVRAANCQLALGDLEDASRSYMSCLNSNTGSSDLKIFAEASDGLERVKRVTDWVSQCKELLEKRTSPEATKALELISNALHICPHSDSLKEMKAEALLMLRRYEEVIQLCQESVNPTERSSVLFEDNGEPKNSRVSEHTQFSGRYWRPYLICKSYFLSGKLDEALELLKKHEQVTPVKESDVSTYQEKFSSLSATIRELLSLKAAGNESFQAGRYSDAVKQYSAALACNSESRPFSAVCFCNRAAAYQALGQVTDAIADCSLAMVLDTNYPKAISRRATLYEMIRDYGQAANDVRKLISLLEKKVNVSGISPKTFNKHKDLKQAHARLSSIEDEAKNDTPLNLYLILGVEPSCSSEDIKKAYRKAALRHHPDKAAQLLVRNENAEDGFWRDIVKEVYADADHLFKTIGEAYNVLSDPGKRQEYNFEEDLRNARRRVSSSRSMHRSPEQNYSNRGFNPRQWQSSRASRSRWYSNSDDYYW is encoded by the exons ATGCCACCGGCGGTAGGGCCCGCATCGCCGCGCCAAAACCCTAGCGGGGCTgagctccccgccgccgccgccgccgccgcggcttcCATGGCGAACCTGGGCCTAGGGCTTGGCCTCGCGCCACCGGGCCCCGAGCCCTCCGCCGGAGCGCCGCCGTCTTCACGCCGCGCTCCGCGCTTGGCCAAGCGGCGCCACGCGCCCGCCTCCTCCCGCTCCCGCGCGCCGCAGGCCTCAGCCGGAACATGGAACCCgtttggtggtggcggcggcggcggtacgGATGGACAGACCGGAGGCTTTGTGTTTGGTGCTGCTTCGGCAGTGAGCCAGCAGCCTTCGGAGCCAGCAGTGGCGGTAGCTTCACCCACTGAGGCGCCCTTCGTGTTTGGGAGCGTGAGGGAGAGCCTGCCTCGGTTTGACGAGGGACTGTCTGCTTCATCAAAGCTCCCTGATAAGATGGAGAAGCTGAACCtgtggacgtcgggtgaggctggCAATGGTCTTGGTCAGGGAAGGGATCGAAAGGATGGAAGTTCGGCATTTGGTGTTGATATATCTGGTTTGTTTTCTAATAACAAGGAAACTAATGTGCTCCAGGAGAAGCTTACACAGTTGAATTTAGGCCACAGAGACCCCTTGCAAAGTGAGAAGAGGGATAGTGCTAATGGTGAGCCACAAGCATTTGTATTTGGAGGTAATGGAGCTGGGAGTTTTGCTGACTGTAAGAACACACCTGGCCCTGGTGCACATTCAGATGATCCTAGTTCAGTTCATGGCACTGATGCAAAAGCTATGGCTGGGAAGTCGATGCAGTTCGATATAGGCAGTCAAGCACCTTCCAGGGGTGGGGTGATTGATCGTACTAATGGAGCACCAGAAGCTTTCACGTTTCGAAGTACCACAGTAAGTGGTCATGTGGATAATATAAACAATGTCAACTCTGGTGCCAATACCAGTTCGTCCACTGTTGCTAAAGGTTTGGGTGATGTAGATGTGCTTCCAGAAAAGATAACACGATTGAGTATAGGAAGTGACATGCCCTTGCATGAGATGAAAAGTGGTTATCAACCCAAAGTGTTTACATTTGGAAGTCGAGGAGTCGCAGGCGCTGTTTTTGGGAAGGAAACCGGCAGCACATCAGATAGGAGCAGTGAATTCTTCTCTGCAAATAGCAATACTTCTAGTTCAAGCAGTGATTTTTTCTCTACAGCAAATAGCAACGCTTCTAATTCAGCTAATGACACTTACTGTTTGCCTCCAGAGAAGACATCAGATTTGAATGCAGGAGACAGAGTCATGTCGCGGAGCTTGGAAAGTGATAATTCTAATTGTCCACCGCAGACCTTTTTATTTGAAAGAAATGAAACCCGAAGCTCAGTTTCGCACTCTGCAAGCATAGCCATGGATGACGGTGGCAATTTTGTCAATGATGAAAATACTGACACCTGTAGTTCAGCTCGTGGTACAGTGGAGTGTGCAGGTgctctcccagagaagatgacaaAGTTAAATATAGGATGCGGAGTTCCATATCATAGCAGGAAAGATGAAACTGCTACTGAACCACCAAAAGTATTTGTATTTGGATGTAATGTTTCTAGCTTTTCTTCTGCCCAGACTGCAAGTAAATCGAATGATCCCACAACCCCTGAATTTTGTTTTCAAAGCAAAGCAGAGGCAACTTCAGGATATGGGGCTGTTCCCCAAACCAAAGTTCAGGAGTCATACCCATTTACAAATTTGAATAATTCATGTAGTTCCTCTACTTTTGAGAATGCAGTTCCTGCTTTCAGTTTTGGGACAATGAATGCAGAAACAGAAACTGCTCCAGATGATCATTTTTCTGTCAAACAGGATTTGCCTGGGTATTCCGGAGAGACCTTATTTGGTTTAGACAGTATAAAATCTGCATACAAGGACCAAAAGGAAGCACGTAAAGGCAAAATGAAAAATAAAAGGCCAACTAGGCTAAAGCAACATGCTCAGCTCCATCAGGTTGTTTCTAAGGAAGCCTGTACCAATGGAGAAGCATCAGATTTAGCAGGTGACTATTCACTAATGGATTGTTCGCCGTATCCTGCAGAAGCTGAACATGTGCCAACAGAGGGATATGTGGCTTCTGATCAGCCTGTTCACATAG ACCTACCGATGTTTGGAGATCAAGGTAGAGGACCGAAACTAGATGCATCTGAGAGCAATTTTGGTAGCAGCTTTTCTAGTTTTGAAGGAGATCGAAGTAATGCATCACAACATTCTTTCACTAATATTGGGCAAGACTGTGATGAGAATTCCTACAGAACTCTCCATGATTTTGGTGAGGCTGCTGCTTTTCAATCAAGCTCATCAAATTTCAGTGGGCTGAACTTTAGATTCGGTGTGTCATCCTCTCCACAAATCTCTGCAGCAGCACAAAGACGTAACACAAGAAGGAAGTTAAGAAGAAAGGGCAGTCTGGCATCGAAACCTTCTACTATCGGCTCTTTTGAACAGCCAAAATCTTCACAAGATACTAAGGGCATGCGGTTTTTCGGTGAAACAAGTAAAAATGAAGACTCAGTGAACAAGCAATCATCAAGAGATTCTTCTACTTCTGTGGCCTTGGAGACTTGTGAAACCTGGCGTACTAG TGGAAATAAAGCCTATGCAAATGGGCACTTTGCTACTGCAGAGGATTATTATACCCGTGGAATAAACTCTGTTACCCACTATGGCGTTTCTGGACATTGTTCCCGTGCATTGATGCTGTGTTACAGCAACCGTGCAGCTACAAGAATGTCACTTGGCATGATGCAGGAGGCGCTTCAGGATTGTTTGACTGCTACATCAATTGACCCCACGTTTCTTAAAGCTAAAGTTAGAGCTGCCAA TTGCCAGCTTGCATTGGGCGATCTTGAAGATGCATCAAGGAGTTACATGTCCTGTTTGAACAGTAACACTGGGAGCTCTGACCTTAAAATATTCGCTGAGGCTTCTGATGGTTTGGAAAGGGTCAAG AGAGTGACCGATTGGGTATCCCAGTGCAAGGAACTTCTTGAGAAAAGAACATCTCCTGAAGCAACAAAAGCCTTAGAATTGATCTCCAACGCATTGCACATATGTCCACATTCGGACAGCCTCAAGGAGATGAAAGCAGAGGCATTGCTGATG CTACGAAGATATGAAGAAGTGATTCAACTATGTCAGGAGTCTGTAAATCCGACTGAAAGAAGTTCAGTTTTATTCGAAGACAATGGAGAACCAAAGAATTCCAGAGTCTCTGAACATACACAGTTCTCTGGAAGGTATTGGCGGCCCTACCTCATTTGCAAGTCTTATTTCCTTTCAGGCAAGCTTGATGAGGCTCTTGAATTGTTAAAGAAACATGAGCAAGTCACACCTGTCAAAGAAAG TGACGTGAGCACATATCAAGAAAAATTCTCATCATTATCAGCGACTATAAGAGAACTACTTTCCCTTAAG GCTGCTGGAAATGAATCATTTCAAGCTGGTAGATATTCAGATGCTGTCAAACAGTATTCAGCAGCTTTGGCATGCAATAGTGAATCACGCCCATTTTCAGCTGTATGTTTTTGCAATCGCGCAGCTGCGTATCAAGCACTTGGTCAAGTTACTGATGCAATAGCAGATTGTTCACTTGCCATGGTTCTTGATACAAATTATCCCAAG GCAATTTCAAGACGAGCCACCTTATACGAGATGATAAGGGATTATGGCCAAGCTGCTAATGATGTAAGGAAGCTAATCTCTCTTCTTGAAAAGAAAGTCAATGTGTCTGGAATATCACCAAAAACTTTCAACAAGCACAAAGATCTCAAGCAAGCACATGCGAGGCTTTCATCCATAGAGGATGAAGCAAAAAACGATACCCCCCTGAATTTGTATTTAATCTT GGGAGTGGAGCCATCCTGCTCTTCAGAAGATATTAAGAAGGCATACCGGAAAGCTGCATTGAGACATCACCCAGACAAG GCTGCTCAATTATTAGTAAGGAATGAGAATGCTGAAGATGGATTTTGGAGGGATATTGTCAAGGAAGTCTATGCAGATGCGGATCATCTGTTCAAAACAATTGGGGAGGCATATAATGTTCTTTCAGACCCGGGCAAG CGTCAAGAGTACAACTTTGAAGAGGATCTAAGAAATGCTAGGAGGAGAGTATCTAGTTCAAGGAGCATGCATAGGTCACCTGAACAGAACTACAGCAACAGAGGCTTTAATCCACGCCAGTGGCAGTCAAGCAGAGCATCACGTTCACGTTGGTACAGCAATTCAGACGATTATTACTGGTAA
- the LOC136516647 gene encoding uncharacterized protein isoform X3, with product MPPAVGPASPRQNPSGAELPAAAAAAAASMANLGLGLGLAPPGPEPSAGAPPSSRRAPRLAKRRHAPASSRSRAPQASAGTWNPFGGGGGGGTDGQTGGFVFGAASAVSQQPSEPAVAVASPTEAPFVFGSVRESLPRFDEGLSASSKLPDKMEKLNLWTSGEAGNGLGQGRDRKDGSSAFGVDISGLFSNNKETNVLQEKLTQLNLGHRDPLQSEKRDSANGEPQAFVFGGNGAGSFADCKNTPGPGAHSDDPSSVHGTDAKAMAGKSMQFDIGSQAPSRGGVIDRTNGAPEAFTFRSTTVSGHVDNINNVNSGANTSSSTVAKGLGDVDVLPEKITRLSIGSDMPLHEMKSGYQPKVFTFGSRGVAGAVFGKETGSTSDRSSEFFSANSNTSSSSSDFFSTANSNASNSANDTYCLPPEKTSDLNAGDRVMSRSLESDNSNCPPQTFLFERNETRSSVSHSASIAMDDGGNFVNDENTDTCSSARGTVECAGALPEKMTKLNIGCGVPYHSRKDETATEPPKVFVFGCNVSSFSSAQTASKSNDPTTPEFCFQSKAEATSGYGAVPQTKVQESYPFTNLNNSCSSSTFENAVPAFSFGTMNAETETAPDDHFSVKQDLPGYSGETLFGLDSIKSAYKDQKEARKGKMKNKRPTRLKQHAQLHQVVSKEACTNGEASDLAGDYSLMDCSPYPAEAEHVPTEGYVASDQPVHIGDSVISNLNTSCAEDDVVFATEHLVIDADLPMFGDQGRGPKLDASESNFGSSFSSFEGDRSNASQHSFTNIGQDCDENSYRTLHDFAAQRRNTRRKLRRKGSLASKPSTIGSFEQPKSSQDTKGMRFFGETSKNEDSVNKQSSRDSSTSVALETCETWRTSGNKAYANGHFATAEDYYTRGINSVTHYGVSGHCSRALMLCYSNRAATRMSLGMMQEALQDCLTATSIDPTFLKAKVRAANCQLALGDLEDASRSYMSCLNSNTGSSDLKIFAEASDGLERVKRVTDWVSQCKELLEKRTSPEATKALELISNALHICPHSDSLKEMKAEALLMLRRYEEVIQLCQESVNPTERSSVLFEDNGEPKNSRVSEHTQFSGRYWRPYLICKSYFLSGKLDEALELLKKHEQVTPVKESDVSTYQEKFSSLSATIRELLSLKAAGNESFQAGRYSDAVKQYSAALACNSESRPFSAVCFCNRAAAYQALGQVTDAIADCSLAMVLDTNYPKAISRRATLYEMIRDYGQAANDVRKLISLLEKKVNVSGISPKTFNKHKDLKQAHARLSSIEDEAKNDTPLNLYLILGVEPSCSSEDIKKAYRKAALRHHPDKAAQLLVRNENAEDGFWRDIVKEVYADADHLFKTIGEAYNVLSDPGKRQEYNFEEDLRNARRRVSSSRSMHRSPEQNYSNRGFNPRQWQSSRASRSRWYSNSDDYYW from the exons ATGCCACCGGCGGTAGGGCCCGCATCGCCGCGCCAAAACCCTAGCGGGGCTgagctccccgccgccgccgccgccgccgcggcttcCATGGCGAACCTGGGCCTAGGGCTTGGCCTCGCGCCACCGGGCCCCGAGCCCTCCGCCGGAGCGCCGCCGTCTTCACGCCGCGCTCCGCGCTTGGCCAAGCGGCGCCACGCGCCCGCCTCCTCCCGCTCCCGCGCGCCGCAGGCCTCAGCCGGAACATGGAACCCgtttggtggtggcggcggcggcggtacgGATGGACAGACCGGAGGCTTTGTGTTTGGTGCTGCTTCGGCAGTGAGCCAGCAGCCTTCGGAGCCAGCAGTGGCGGTAGCTTCACCCACTGAGGCGCCCTTCGTGTTTGGGAGCGTGAGGGAGAGCCTGCCTCGGTTTGACGAGGGACTGTCTGCTTCATCAAAGCTCCCTGATAAGATGGAGAAGCTGAACCtgtggacgtcgggtgaggctggCAATGGTCTTGGTCAGGGAAGGGATCGAAAGGATGGAAGTTCGGCATTTGGTGTTGATATATCTGGTTTGTTTTCTAATAACAAGGAAACTAATGTGCTCCAGGAGAAGCTTACACAGTTGAATTTAGGCCACAGAGACCCCTTGCAAAGTGAGAAGAGGGATAGTGCTAATGGTGAGCCACAAGCATTTGTATTTGGAGGTAATGGAGCTGGGAGTTTTGCTGACTGTAAGAACACACCTGGCCCTGGTGCACATTCAGATGATCCTAGTTCAGTTCATGGCACTGATGCAAAAGCTATGGCTGGGAAGTCGATGCAGTTCGATATAGGCAGTCAAGCACCTTCCAGGGGTGGGGTGATTGATCGTACTAATGGAGCACCAGAAGCTTTCACGTTTCGAAGTACCACAGTAAGTGGTCATGTGGATAATATAAACAATGTCAACTCTGGTGCCAATACCAGTTCGTCCACTGTTGCTAAAGGTTTGGGTGATGTAGATGTGCTTCCAGAAAAGATAACACGATTGAGTATAGGAAGTGACATGCCCTTGCATGAGATGAAAAGTGGTTATCAACCCAAAGTGTTTACATTTGGAAGTCGAGGAGTCGCAGGCGCTGTTTTTGGGAAGGAAACCGGCAGCACATCAGATAGGAGCAGTGAATTCTTCTCTGCAAATAGCAATACTTCTAGTTCAAGCAGTGATTTTTTCTCTACAGCAAATAGCAACGCTTCTAATTCAGCTAATGACACTTACTGTTTGCCTCCAGAGAAGACATCAGATTTGAATGCAGGAGACAGAGTCATGTCGCGGAGCTTGGAAAGTGATAATTCTAATTGTCCACCGCAGACCTTTTTATTTGAAAGAAATGAAACCCGAAGCTCAGTTTCGCACTCTGCAAGCATAGCCATGGATGACGGTGGCAATTTTGTCAATGATGAAAATACTGACACCTGTAGTTCAGCTCGTGGTACAGTGGAGTGTGCAGGTgctctcccagagaagatgacaaAGTTAAATATAGGATGCGGAGTTCCATATCATAGCAGGAAAGATGAAACTGCTACTGAACCACCAAAAGTATTTGTATTTGGATGTAATGTTTCTAGCTTTTCTTCTGCCCAGACTGCAAGTAAATCGAATGATCCCACAACCCCTGAATTTTGTTTTCAAAGCAAAGCAGAGGCAACTTCAGGATATGGGGCTGTTCCCCAAACCAAAGTTCAGGAGTCATACCCATTTACAAATTTGAATAATTCATGTAGTTCCTCTACTTTTGAGAATGCAGTTCCTGCTTTCAGTTTTGGGACAATGAATGCAGAAACAGAAACTGCTCCAGATGATCATTTTTCTGTCAAACAGGATTTGCCTGGGTATTCCGGAGAGACCTTATTTGGTTTAGACAGTATAAAATCTGCATACAAGGACCAAAAGGAAGCACGTAAAGGCAAAATGAAAAATAAAAGGCCAACTAGGCTAAAGCAACATGCTCAGCTCCATCAGGTTGTTTCTAAGGAAGCCTGTACCAATGGAGAAGCATCAGATTTAGCAGGTGACTATTCACTAATGGATTGTTCGCCGTATCCTGCAGAAGCTGAACATGTGCCAACAGAGGGATATGTGGCTTCTGATCAGCCTGTTCACATAGGTGATAGTGTTATCTCGAACTTGAACACCAGCTGTGCTGAAGATGATGTAGTTTTTGCAACTGAGCACTTGGTTATTGATGCAGACCTACCGATGTTTGGAGATCAAGGTAGAGGACCGAAACTAGATGCATCTGAGAGCAATTTTGGTAGCAGCTTTTCTAGTTTTGAAGGAGATCGAAGTAATGCATCACAACATTCTTTCACTAATATTGGGCAAGACTGTGATGAGAATTCCTACAGAACTCTCCATGATTTTG CAGCACAAAGACGTAACACAAGAAGGAAGTTAAGAAGAAAGGGCAGTCTGGCATCGAAACCTTCTACTATCGGCTCTTTTGAACAGCCAAAATCTTCACAAGATACTAAGGGCATGCGGTTTTTCGGTGAAACAAGTAAAAATGAAGACTCAGTGAACAAGCAATCATCAAGAGATTCTTCTACTTCTGTGGCCTTGGAGACTTGTGAAACCTGGCGTACTAG TGGAAATAAAGCCTATGCAAATGGGCACTTTGCTACTGCAGAGGATTATTATACCCGTGGAATAAACTCTGTTACCCACTATGGCGTTTCTGGACATTGTTCCCGTGCATTGATGCTGTGTTACAGCAACCGTGCAGCTACAAGAATGTCACTTGGCATGATGCAGGAGGCGCTTCAGGATTGTTTGACTGCTACATCAATTGACCCCACGTTTCTTAAAGCTAAAGTTAGAGCTGCCAA TTGCCAGCTTGCATTGGGCGATCTTGAAGATGCATCAAGGAGTTACATGTCCTGTTTGAACAGTAACACTGGGAGCTCTGACCTTAAAATATTCGCTGAGGCTTCTGATGGTTTGGAAAGGGTCAAG AGAGTGACCGATTGGGTATCCCAGTGCAAGGAACTTCTTGAGAAAAGAACATCTCCTGAAGCAACAAAAGCCTTAGAATTGATCTCCAACGCATTGCACATATGTCCACATTCGGACAGCCTCAAGGAGATGAAAGCAGAGGCATTGCTGATG CTACGAAGATATGAAGAAGTGATTCAACTATGTCAGGAGTCTGTAAATCCGACTGAAAGAAGTTCAGTTTTATTCGAAGACAATGGAGAACCAAAGAATTCCAGAGTCTCTGAACATACACAGTTCTCTGGAAGGTATTGGCGGCCCTACCTCATTTGCAAGTCTTATTTCCTTTCAGGCAAGCTTGATGAGGCTCTTGAATTGTTAAAGAAACATGAGCAAGTCACACCTGTCAAAGAAAG TGACGTGAGCACATATCAAGAAAAATTCTCATCATTATCAGCGACTATAAGAGAACTACTTTCCCTTAAG GCTGCTGGAAATGAATCATTTCAAGCTGGTAGATATTCAGATGCTGTCAAACAGTATTCAGCAGCTTTGGCATGCAATAGTGAATCACGCCCATTTTCAGCTGTATGTTTTTGCAATCGCGCAGCTGCGTATCAAGCACTTGGTCAAGTTACTGATGCAATAGCAGATTGTTCACTTGCCATGGTTCTTGATACAAATTATCCCAAG GCAATTTCAAGACGAGCCACCTTATACGAGATGATAAGGGATTATGGCCAAGCTGCTAATGATGTAAGGAAGCTAATCTCTCTTCTTGAAAAGAAAGTCAATGTGTCTGGAATATCACCAAAAACTTTCAACAAGCACAAAGATCTCAAGCAAGCACATGCGAGGCTTTCATCCATAGAGGATGAAGCAAAAAACGATACCCCCCTGAATTTGTATTTAATCTT GGGAGTGGAGCCATCCTGCTCTTCAGAAGATATTAAGAAGGCATACCGGAAAGCTGCATTGAGACATCACCCAGACAAG GCTGCTCAATTATTAGTAAGGAATGAGAATGCTGAAGATGGATTTTGGAGGGATATTGTCAAGGAAGTCTATGCAGATGCGGATCATCTGTTCAAAACAATTGGGGAGGCATATAATGTTCTTTCAGACCCGGGCAAG CGTCAAGAGTACAACTTTGAAGAGGATCTAAGAAATGCTAGGAGGAGAGTATCTAGTTCAAGGAGCATGCATAGGTCACCTGAACAGAACTACAGCAACAGAGGCTTTAATCCACGCCAGTGGCAGTCAAGCAGAGCATCACGTTCACGTTGGTACAGCAATTCAGACGATTATTACTGGTAA